The DNA segment ccgcaaaatttttatttttaccaaatttaagtatgtatgtttgagtaacgtttcgattgtgaatttgggacgttacagcttggtatcagagcagttcgctctgggtttGTCGCACACGTGCATTCTCATCACGACCCTATGTttcgtcttcatgtctgtaagttttatgttatggatTGTTTAAGATGCATGATAATGTTTTTGATTTATAGTGTATGCCTATTGAGTAGGATGTTATGTTTAAATAACGTAATTAAGCATGTGGACTGTATGGAAATCAGGATCATGGCTAACCGTAGGAATCCGAACAATGACGACAATCAGAACAATCAGTTTTTGGCTGGGTTGGCGACTCTGTTGCAAGAGCAGAGTAGAGCCCATGGGGAACAGATTCAACATTTAATCCAAGCACAAGCGGGAGGACGGAACAACAATCAGCCGCTATTAACTAATCCAATCTTTAAACAGTTTAAGGATCTAGGGCCACATGAGTTCAAAGGAAGGGCTGATCCCCTTGTAGCCAAGGAATGGGTGCAGTCAGTGGAGACTATTTTTGACTACATGCAGCTCACTGATGCAGACCATGTGAGGTGTGCCATCTTTATGTTCCGTGATGATGCACGGGTTTGGTGGCAGGGAGCCCGTTCTGCTGTGGATATGACTACGTTAACATGGAATGGATTCAAAGATGTGTTCTACGGGAAATATTTCACTATCAGCACCAGGACTAGACTTGCTAGAGAATTTCTGGATCTCCTCCAAGGGAGCATGTCCATTGCCGAGTATGTGAAGAAGTTTAATAGAGGGAGgtactttgtgcccatgatttcgGGCAATGCTGCAGAGGAGTTGAAGCATTTCACAGAGGGACTGAATGCCACTATTCGACGAGATGTCAGATTGAGTGGGGCACAAACGTACCGAGCAGCAGTGGATGAGGCTATGTTGTCAGAAAAAGATGGGAATGATATTATCAAAGAATCGCAAGCGAAGAGGATTAGTTACCAAGGGAGAGAGCAGCAAGGGTCTAGTCAGAAGAGGCCATATCAAGCTCTAGCTCAAAGGAGACCGCAACAGCAGCAGCGCCAAAACCCCAATCAGGAGAGACCTCGGGGACAGAATCAATCGAACGCCAACGCTCCAAGGCCGGCAAATGCACCTATCTGTTAGAAGTGTGGGAAGTCATACTCCGGTCAATGCATGCTTGGGACCAATACTTGTTTTCTCTGCAAGAGGCCAGGGCATTTTGCCAAAGACTGCCCGCAGCCAAAGGAGCCTGTCAAGGGAGAGTGTTTGTTATGACTCACGATCAGGTTGACCCAGATTCTGCAATTGTCTCAGGTATGATTCGTATTGCTGATTTACCTGCATTCGTGTTGATAGATACAAGAGCTACGCACTATTTTATGTCTGTTAGTTTCATGATGAAATTGAGGGTCTTGCCGGATGAATCTATTTCGGAATTTTGTGTGTCGTTACCCTCAGGAGAAGAACTGAAAAGTAGTAGTGTGGTAAGAAATTGCAAGGTTCAGATGCAGAGTCTAGTTTTGTGTgcagattttattgttttgaaaatGGTGGATTTTGATGCAATTCTTGGGATGGACTGGTTGACTCGGCATGAGGCTATTATTGACTGCAAACGGAAAACTGTCTCTGTGATAGATCAGAATGGGAAATCGTTGGTGTTTCACACTACGTCTAAGAAGAGCGCACCAGGTATGATTTCTGCAGGAACAACCTGGAAATTATTGAGTAATGGGTGTACAGGATTTCTTGCGAGTCTAATTGGTGATCTGGAGGTACAGCGACCGAAACTTGGGGAAGTGGAGGTAGTGAAAGATTTTTCGGAAGTCTTTCCCGATGATGTTGCGGGATTGGCACCGATCGAGATGAAATAATTAAAGGATCAGTTGCAAGAGTTGCTAGATAAGGGGttcatcagaccgagtgtatcgccttggggtgcaccggtgttgttcgtcaagaagaaaaattggccaatgagattgtgcattaaCTACAGAGAGCTGAACCGAGTTACAGTGAAGAACATATATCCCTTGCCCAGAATAGACGACTTGTTCGACCAATTGCAAGGGGCAGAGGTGTTCTCAAAAATCGATCTACGATCAGGTTACCATCAACTGAAGGTAAAAGATGCAGATGTGCAGAAGACAGCATTCAGGACTCgctatggccactatgagttcttggtaatgccgtttgggttgaccaatgcaccagctgtgttcatggatttgatgaacagggtgtttcaacctttcttggatcagtttgtcatagtcttcatagatgacatattgatctattcTCGCAGTAGAGAGGAACATCGTCAGCACTTGACTACAgtgttgcagattttgaaagaaaagtAGTTGTATGCTAaattcagtaagtgtgaatttttgCTGGAGCAGATTTCATTTTTTGGTCATATAGTTTCAGCTAAAGGGATTGAGGTCGATCCGTCTAAGGTGTAAGCGGTTCGAAATTGGGTTGCTCCAAAGAATGCTACAGAAatacgaagtttcttgggtttagcaggctactacaggAGATTTATTCAATACTTCTCTAAGATAGCTCTACCACTGACTCCTTAACTCGAAAAGGTGTGAAGTTTGTTTGGTCAGATCAATGTGAGAAGAGCTTTGCCGAATTGAAAGAAAGTCTGATGTCAGCGCCAGTGCTAGCAATTCCCAAAGGGACAGGTCATTTTGTGGTTTATACAGATGCTTCTAAGAGTGGATTAGGAGCTGTTTTGATGCAGGATAATAAAGTAATAGCATATGCATCTCGATAGCTGAAGGTTCATGAGAGGAACTACCcgactcatgatcttgaattagcGGCAGTGGTTTTTTCTTTGAAGCTTTGGAGACACTACTTGTACGGCGAAAGGTGTCaaattttcactgatcacaaaagtctaaaatatttcttcactcagaaggagttgaatatgaggcagaggcgatggctggaattggtgaaggactacgactgtgacattagctatcatccgggtaaggctaatgttgtAGCAGATGCATTGAATCGCAAGTCTGCGACATTGAACCAATTGACAGTCCAGCAGGAATTTATTGCTGAAATTGAACGGATGAGGTTGGAGGTATTCGAACGAATGGAGGTATGCAATCTAGAAACCTTAACATTAGTACCTAGTTTGCTTGAGAGAATTCGTGCAGGCCAAGCTTCTGATGAACAGTTGACATTGTGGAGGAACAGAGATGAAGCTAAGGGTGGTACATTGTACACTGTCAAAGATGGAATTGTTCATCATCGAGGTAGAATGTGGGTGCCAGGAGTAGACTCACTGAGAGTTGAAGTGATGACCGAAGCCCATACTgttccgtattccattcatccaagaagtacgaaaatgtataaggatctgcaatccttatattggtggccaggAATGAAGAGGGATGTTGTTAAATTTGTGAATGAATGTTTGACTTGCCACACGGTGAAGATCGAGCATCAGAGACCGGCAGGACTCC comes from the Henckelia pumila isolate YLH828 chromosome 1, ASM3356847v2, whole genome shotgun sequence genome and includes:
- the LOC140894601 gene encoding uncharacterized protein encodes the protein MHAWDQYLFSLQEARAFCQRLPAAKGACQGRVFVMTHDQVDPDSAIVSGMIRIADLPAFVLIDTRATHYFMSVSFMMKLRVLPDESISEFCVSLPSGEELKSSSVVRNCKVQMQSLVLCADFIVLKMVDFDAILGMDWLTRHEAIIDCKRKTVSVIDQNGKSLVFHTTSKKSAPGMISAGTTWKLLSNGCTGFLASLIGDLEVQRPKLGEVEVVKDFSEVFPDDVAGLAPIEMK